The region TATTGATGATGAGGAGCCGCTGCGCGAAGCGATTCATATCCTGGGGGATTGGGAGGGCCTCGGTGTAAGCGAGGTGCGGGAGGCGATGGACGGGAAGGCGGGCCTTGAGCTGCTGCGCCGCGAGCGGTTCGATCTGGTGCTGGTTGATATGAAAATGCCGGAGCTGAGCGGAGCCGAGCTGCTGCAGATTGCCGAGCAGGAATTCCCTGACCTGCTGCTGATTGTGATCAGCGGTTATAATGATTTCGAGTATACACGTCAGGCCATCCGCTCGAAGGTGGTGGATTACCTGCTGAAGCCGGTGAACCGTACAGATCTTAACCATGCGCTGCGCAAGGCAGTGGGGGTGCTGGAGGCCAAACGGAAGCGGGAGAGCGAGTTCATCAGCCGCAATATTACACTGAATATGTCGCTGCCTAAGCTGAAGGAGAAGATGTATCTGTCCATCATAGACCGGAGCTTCAAGACCCAGTCCAATGAGGCCTTTCTCCCGCTGATCGGGGCGGACGGGGCGGCCAGCCACTTCGCTGTCGGCCTGCTGCGGATGCTTAATCTGGAGCAGGTACGTAAGGAAAGATTCCATGGAGACCGGGATTTGCTGCATTTTGCCGTAACGAATGTGATGAATGAGAACACGGACGGGCAATTCGAGTCGTTCAGCTTCGCCAGTCCTAAGGGGGAGCGAGAATTCATTGCCATCTTCACCATGAAGGGTGGTTATGAAGCAGATGCGGCCTTCCTGTCGCTGCACCATATGAAGAAAGCGGCCTCTACCTTGAAGGAGCTGTTCGGAATCCTCTGTGCAGGCGGAATCGGGGAGCCTTGCCGCGATTCGCTCAGTATTGCCGCCTCCTATGAGCAGGCCAAAGCCTCACTAGATACGATTGACCTGCTCAGCCTGAGGGGCAGCCTGATTGTGCAGGGCATTGTGATGAATCCCGCAGCGAAGGAACTTCCCTCCCTGACCGGGCGGATGCCGCAGATCCGCAGCGCGCTGGAGAGCGGGAATGTGAACCATGCCCGCAGCATCCTCAGCGAGTTCATCCGCAAATGCCAAGAGACGGAAGGGTTCACGCTCGGGGAGGCGGACCGTACGCTGCAGGGCTTTATTTTGCTGCTGGGCGAGATTGCTGCAGAGCTGGATGCTATGTCGCCGCAGATCCGCAGCGGGAAGGACAGC is a window of Paenibacillus sp. FSL H3-0469 DNA encoding:
- a CDS encoding response regulator, whose translation is MYRVLIIDDEEPLREAIHILGDWEGLGVSEVREAMDGKAGLELLRRERFDLVLVDMKMPELSGAELLQIAEQEFPDLLLIVISGYNDFEYTRQAIRSKVVDYLLKPVNRTDLNHALRKAVGVLEAKRKRESEFISRNITLNMSLPKLKEKMYLSIIDRSFKTQSNEAFLPLIGADGAASHFAVGLLRMLNLEQVRKERFHGDRDLLHFAVTNVMNENTDGQFESFSFASPKGEREFIAIFTMKGGYEADAAFLSLHHMKKAASTLKELFGILCAGGIGEPCRDSLSIAASYEQAKASLDTIDLLSLRGSLIVQGIVMNPAAKELPSLTGRMPQIRSALESGNVNHARSILSEFIRKCQETEGFTLGEADRTLQGFILLLGEIAAELDAMSPQIRSGKDSSLASLGILSDFASFEQFAGVLNDIFDRYAGEISRTVAGDRSSVLENIKAYIDNHYFEDIKISMFTEQYFLSREYLMKLFKGQYGYGIHEYVQKVRMDKAAALLADPALKIQDISEMLGYKDKNYFSKAFRNYYECSPSEFRLRLPGVEK